TTGGTGCGCAGATGCCTGCGTCCGATCAGCAGCAGCGCGCCATCGTGCCCGGCGGACGTTTCCGGCACCTCCAGCGCGGCCAGCGCCTCCAGGCATTCGGGATCGGCGCAGGCCACGGTCTTGTCCGGTGTGCGCAGCCTTTCGGGCAGGCGCCCTTCCGCGGGCGGACCGAAATCCAGTCCGGATGGGGCCGCTTCCACATCGGCCAGCGAGACGGCGTAAGGCCCCGAGCGCAGCAAGGCGTCGAGCGTCTCGCGCGGGGTGGGTGCCTGCACCGGCTCGCCCGTGATCGCGCCGGCCAGCCCGCGCAGGATTTCCCAGTCCTGCAAGGTGCCATCTTCGGGCGCGAGCGTCGGCGGCGAATAGGCGGCGATGGTGCGCACGGCCATAGGCAGCAGGAACAGGCCATAGTGATCGCGTTCGAGCGGGCCGACGGGGGGTAGGATGTAGTGCGCGCGCCGGCTGGTCGCGTTGCGGTACATGTCGATCGACACCATCAGGTCCAGCTCGCTCAGCGCCTTGTCCAGCCGGGCGCCGTTGGGCGTGGACAGCACGGGATTGCCAGCGACCACGAACAACGCGCGTAGCCGCCCCGGCCCGGGCGTCTCGATCTCTTCCGCCATCGCGGCGGCCGGCAGTTCCCCCAGTACGGAGCGGTGGCCCGAAACGCGCGAGCGATGCTTGCCGATCGAGCCGGGGGGCAGGATGGCCAGCGTGTCGAGCGCGGGCAGGGGGAACACGATGCCGCCTTCGCGGTCCAGTTGTCCTGCGGCGATGTTGATCAGGCCGATCAGCCAGGCGTTGAGCGTGCCGTGGGCCTGCGTGGCCACGCCCATGCGGCCATAGAGCACCGCCGGCCCTTGCGTCATCCGTTCGGCCAACCCGTCGATGTCCTCCGCCGCGACACCGCAGGCCGCGCCGCAGGCGGCGGCATCGAACCTTTCCAGCGCGGCGGCCACGTCTGCCAGCCCCGTGATGAAGTCCTGAACCGGCCTTGCCGGTCGTCGCGCCAGCACCGCCTTCAGCAGCGCGACAAGGAAGAAGGCATCGGTTGCCGGCCGGATGAACAGATGGCGGTCCGCCACGCGCGCGGTTTCGGTGCGCCGCGGATCGACCACGATCAGCGTTCCGCCGCGCTGGCGCAGTTCGCGCGCGCGGTTGCGGAAATCGGGCACGGTCCAGATGCTGCCATTTGACGCCATTGGATTGCCGCCCAGGATGATCAGCGTCTGCGTGCGGTCGATATCGGGGATGCCGAACAGGCTGGCGTGCCCGAACAGGCGCAGGTTCGCCACCTGATGCGGCATCTGGTCCACGGTGCTGGCCGAGAACTTGTTGCGGGTGTGCAGCGCTTTGGACAGGTATTCGGCATTGAGCGCGTTGCCATAGCTGTGCGCGTTCGGGTTGCCGATATAGACGGCGGAGGCATCCGGATCTTCGGCCAGGATGGCGCGCGTGCGCTGGCCGATTTCGGCGAAGGCCTGTTGCCAGCTGATCTCGTGCCAGGTTTCGCCCACGCGTTTGACCGGCCGGCGCAGGCGATCTGGGTCTTCCTGAAGATCCTGCAGCGCGGTGGCCTTGGGGCAGATATGCCCGCGCGAGAGCGGATTGTCCGGATCACCCTTGATCGACAGCACGGCGCGGTCTTCCGTTTCGACCAGGATGCCGCAGTTCGCCTCGCAGATGTGGCAGGTGCGGTGATGGATCCGGCGCATGGCCACTCTCCCGACTCTGTTTTAATTGACCGGTTAAGAATGCGGCGGGATCGGCATCAAGGCAAGCGGAAACCCCCGGGGCGCCTGCGGACCAACCTTCGTCGCAAATTGCACCAATTCGCGCCAAATTTATTTCGCAGGTGCAACATGAGAGCGCTTGGCAAAGCCCGAATCATATGCAAGCAATGGGCACAGACGGGATGTGCTTATGACAAACTCCTCGCCATCGTCCTATGACGAGATGCTTGACGCCGATGGCTCGGTGCGCGCCGCATACGCGGGCTATTGCAAGTGGTACGAGGAGCAGCCGCCTGACCTGCTGAGACGCAAGAAAAGCGAGGCCGAAGCCTTCTTCCGCCGCACCGGGATCACCTTCAACGTCTACGGCGCCGAAGATGCCGAGGAACGGCTGATCCCGTTCGACATGGTGCCCCGGATCATCACCGCGAACCAGTGGCGCAAGCTGGCGCGCGGGATCGAACAGCGCGTCCGGGCGCTCAACGCCTTCCTGCACGACCTCTATCACCGGCAGGAAATCGTGCGGTCGGGGCGTTTCCCCGAACGGCTTCTCAAGGGCAACGCGGCGTTCCTTGCGGAAATGTCGGGCTTCACGCCGCCGGGTGGGGTCTATACCCACATTGTCGGCATCGATCTTGTCCGCACGGGCGAAGACGATTTCATGGTGCTGGAAGACAATGCCCGCACCCCGAGCGGAGTCTCCTACATGCTGGAGAACCGCGAAACGATGATGGCGATGTTCCCGGAACTGTTCACCCGCGTGCGCGTGCGGGAAGTTTCGGACTATCCGCGCCGTCTGGCCCGCAGCCTTGCCGCCTGCGCGCCGCCGGCTTTCGATGCGTCGGGCGGGCGCAAGCCGGTGGTCGCGGTGCTGACGCCGGGTATCTACAACAGCGCCTATTTCGAACATGCGTTCCTGGCCGACCAGATGGGCGCGGAACTGGTCGAGGGCAGCGACCTGCGCGTCGAGAACGGCCGCATCGCCATGCGCACCACGCGCGGGTGGAAGCCGATCGATGTGCTCTACCGCCGCGTCGATGACGAATATCTCGATCCGCTGACCTTCAATCCGGACAGCGTGCTGGGCGTTTCGGGCATCATGGACGTCTATCGCGCGGGCGGCATCACCATCGCCAACGCGCCGGGCACCGGCATTGCCGACGACAAGGCGATCTACAGCTTCATGCCCGAGATCGTGGAGTTCTACACCGGCGAGAAGCCGATCCTCCAGAACGTGCCCACCTGGCGCTGTTCGGAGCCGGAGGCGCTGGCCTATGTGCTGGAACATCTGCCCGAACTGGTGGTGAAGGAAGTCCACGGCTCGGGCGGCTATGGCATGTTGATCGGGCCGACGTCCTCGAAGAAGGAAATCGCCGCGTTCGAGGCCAAGCTGCGCGCGCGGCCGGACAACTACATCGCCCAGCCCACGCTGTCGCTGTCGACCGTGCCCATTCTCGCCAAGGCCGGTCTTGCGCCGCGTCATGTGGACCTGCGGCCCTTCGTGCTGGTTTCGCCCAACGGGGTGGACATCACGCCGGGCGGCCTCACTCGCGTCGCGCTGAAGAAGGGGTCGCTGGTGGTGAATTCGTCGCAGGGCGGGGGCACCAAGGACAGCTGGGTTCTGGATGATTGATACCGCCTCCCGGCTGGGGGCGACGGATCGGA
The Novosphingobium sp. EMRT-2 genome window above contains:
- a CDS encoding molybdopterin oxidoreductase family protein, which encodes MRRIHHRTCHICEANCGILVETEDRAVLSIKGDPDNPLSRGHICPKATALQDLQEDPDRLRRPVKRVGETWHEISWQQAFAEIGQRTRAILAEDPDASAVYIGNPNAHSYGNALNAEYLSKALHTRNKFSASTVDQMPHQVANLRLFGHASLFGIPDIDRTQTLIILGGNPMASNGSIWTVPDFRNRARELRQRGGTLIVVDPRRTETARVADRHLFIRPATDAFFLVALLKAVLARRPARPVQDFITGLADVAAALERFDAAACGAACGVAAEDIDGLAERMTQGPAVLYGRMGVATQAHGTLNAWLIGLINIAAGQLDREGGIVFPLPALDTLAILPPGSIGKHRSRVSGHRSVLGELPAAAMAEEIETPGPGRLRALFVVAGNPVLSTPNGARLDKALSELDLMVSIDMYRNATSRRAHYILPPVGPLERDHYGLFLLPMAVRTIAAYSPPTLAPEDGTLQDWEILRGLAGAITGEPVQAPTPRETLDALLRSGPYAVSLADVEAAPSGLDFGPPAEGRLPERLRTPDKTVACADPECLEALAALEVPETSAGHDGALLLIGRRHLRTNNSWLANSRRMTKGPNRCTLMIHPDDATARGIVDGETATVRSRAGSITLPAEVTEDIMPGTVSIPHGWGHGLPGIAMQTAKAYAGVSVNDLTDETAIDPLSGNAALSGVRVEVSAFEEATA
- a CDS encoding circularly permuted type 2 ATP-grasp protein, producing MTNSSPSSYDEMLDADGSVRAAYAGYCKWYEEQPPDLLRRKKSEAEAFFRRTGITFNVYGAEDAEERLIPFDMVPRIITANQWRKLARGIEQRVRALNAFLHDLYHRQEIVRSGRFPERLLKGNAAFLAEMSGFTPPGGVYTHIVGIDLVRTGEDDFMVLEDNARTPSGVSYMLENRETMMAMFPELFTRVRVREVSDYPRRLARSLAACAPPAFDASGGRKPVVAVLTPGIYNSAYFEHAFLADQMGAELVEGSDLRVENGRIAMRTTRGWKPIDVLYRRVDDEYLDPLTFNPDSVLGVSGIMDVYRAGGITIANAPGTGIADDKAIYSFMPEIVEFYTGEKPILQNVPTWRCSEPEALAYVLEHLPELVVKEVHGSGGYGMLIGPTSSKKEIAAFEAKLRARPDNYIAQPTLSLSTVPILAKAGLAPRHVDLRPFVLVSPNGVDITPGGLTRVALKKGSLVVNSSQGGGTKDSWVLDD